One window from the genome of Streptomyces sp. WZ-12 encodes:
- a CDS encoding helix-turn-helix domain-containing protein: protein MDFLDLIAHPIRLRIMHAMGGGRLLTTTQLCARIPEASKATVYRHIDLLVGSGILEVAKEQKVRGAVQRHYGLRQDRAVAGAEMVRSLTPEDHRQAFATAMTALLAEFNTYLDREQADPVADQVGYRQHALWLSPAELDQLIAELRAAIAPRLANKPTPERAQYLLSPIHFPVEASQQKAEQPTTGADQEPSA from the coding sequence GTGGACTTCCTGGACCTGATCGCCCACCCCATCCGGCTGCGGATCATGCATGCGATGGGCGGTGGACGGCTGTTGACTACCACTCAGCTCTGCGCACGTATCCCCGAAGCGTCCAAAGCCACCGTCTACCGGCACATCGATCTGCTGGTGGGCAGCGGGATCCTGGAGGTGGCCAAGGAGCAGAAGGTACGAGGCGCGGTGCAACGCCACTACGGCCTACGCCAGGACCGGGCTGTGGCCGGTGCCGAGATGGTCCGCTCGCTCACCCCCGAGGACCATCGACAGGCATTCGCCACCGCGATGACCGCCCTGCTCGCCGAGTTCAACACCTACCTCGACCGCGAACAGGCCGACCCGGTGGCCGACCAGGTGGGCTACCGCCAGCATGCACTTTGGCTCAGCCCGGCGGAACTGGACCAGCTCATCGCGGAGTTGCGTGCGGCCATCGCACCGAGGCTGGCAAACAAGCCGACCCCCGAGCGTGCTCAGTACCTGCTCAGTCCGATCCACTTCCCGGTGGAAGCCTCACAGCAGAAAGCCGAGCAACCAACGACAGGAGCCGACCAGGAGCCGAGCGCATGA
- a CDS encoding arabinofuranosidase catalytic domain-containing protein, which produces MPVARSEAHPWVGGARPRARLGSRTAPSPGTNQLRPHDGGQHRRRHRDDGEEVTTHRSEHRLELAARHRRQPDRPRQPRRFRQQEGSIALGTRGDNSNSGTGPFLGGVMTPGY; this is translated from the coding sequence ATGCCCGTAGCGAGATCCGAGGCGCACCCCTGGGTGGGCGGCGCGCGGCCACGGGCTCGCCTGGGGTCGCGCACCGCTCCTTCGCCAGGCACAAACCAACTGCGGCCGCACGACGGTGGCCAGCACCGTCGCCGACACCGCGACGACGGAGAGGAAGTCACCACCCACCGCAGCGAGCACCGCCTGGAACTGGCCGCCCGCCACCGGCGTCAGCCGGACCGCCCACGGCAACCCCGGCGCTTTCGTCAACAGGAGGGGTCCATCGCCCTGGGCACCCGTGGCGACAACAGCAACAGCGGCACCGGACCCTTCCTTGGGGGCGTCATGACCCCCGGCTACTGA
- a CDS encoding helix-turn-helix domain-containing protein, with protein MSGRRAAAQVLRGAVPEITEAYRDALEDIGSPLVYRDDVWEQCRHQAQSIVGECVQALEGVQRPESPGVGEYTRLLGALRVVQRIPVSESVRAADVLWQSVQNVMAKVLDRVEAEQRVAVAHTVSTAFGIAVGYRLYQGIRAYEEAQRTGAPSEPERGSGPSSDGPNAQALGLLTLREREVLAAVRAGLTNRLISRRFNISEATVKRHLHNVYRKLGVSSRVQALNTAFPSSTVDVEPLRHARPVRALDHRAPSAISTSRFAAYCVTMNAR; from the coding sequence GTGTCGGGTCGTCGGGCCGCTGCCCAGGTGCTCCGTGGTGCCGTACCTGAGATCACCGAGGCGTACCGGGATGCGTTGGAAGACATCGGCAGCCCGCTGGTGTATCGCGACGACGTCTGGGAGCAGTGCCGCCATCAGGCGCAGAGCATCGTGGGCGAGTGCGTCCAGGCGTTAGAGGGTGTCCAGCGCCCCGAGTCGCCCGGAGTTGGCGAGTACACGCGGCTGCTCGGAGCGCTCCGCGTCGTGCAGCGGATACCGGTGTCCGAGTCGGTGCGGGCGGCCGACGTGCTCTGGCAGTCCGTGCAGAACGTGATGGCGAAAGTGCTCGACCGGGTGGAGGCGGAGCAGCGGGTCGCGGTGGCGCATACCGTGAGCACCGCTTTCGGTATCGCCGTCGGGTACCGCCTGTACCAGGGGATCCGGGCGTACGAGGAGGCTCAGCGCACGGGCGCCCCCTCGGAGCCGGAGCGGGGGTCCGGGCCGTCCTCGGACGGCCCGAACGCGCAGGCTCTCGGCCTGCTGACGCTGCGGGAGCGGGAGGTCCTCGCAGCGGTGCGCGCGGGACTGACGAACCGGCTGATCAGCCGCCGGTTCAACATCAGCGAGGCGACGGTCAAACGGCATCTGCACAACGTGTACCGCAAGTTGGGGGTCAGCTCCCGGGTGCAGGCCCTCAACACCGCTTTCCCGTCAAGCACCGTGGACGTCGAGCCCCTCCGGCACGCGCGGCCGGTCCGTGCGCTGGATCACCGGGCGCCGAGCGCGATCAGCACGAGCAGGTTCGCGGCGTACTGCGTGACCATGAACGCCCGGTAG
- a CDS encoding UbiA family prenyltransferase, whose amino-acid sequence MVGSPLRAHSERGAHNGWCRKGKVLRSWHSGWQRNHRTEQRNGVAVAGSSPAGGGTFGWVTAFLLLGWAYSARPVQAKRSSVRCAVVVFGLGATSYAAGTSAAGHGWTATGVVFGCVMAAWMALVGSVAKDLGDADGDAAGGRRTVAVVHGLAAARALTVTCAALVGLAGTAAAARWAPLALAGTVPVAVGALWVIARVVRDARREGVARGQRRGAYRAFMVTQYAANLLVLIALGAR is encoded by the coding sequence ATGGTGGGCAGTCCCCTTCGAGCGCACTCTGAAAGAGGGGCACATAACGGGTGGTGCAGAAAGGGCAAGGTCCTGCGGTCATGGCACAGCGGATGGCAAAGGAATCATCGCACCGAGCAACGGAACGGCGTCGCAGTAGCTGGATCGTCCCCGGCCGGCGGCGGAACGTTCGGGTGGGTGACGGCCTTCCTGCTGCTCGGCTGGGCCTACTCCGCCCGACCGGTACAGGCGAAGCGGTCGAGCGTGCGCTGCGCGGTGGTGGTGTTCGGCCTGGGCGCGACCTCGTACGCGGCCGGGACCTCGGCGGCGGGCCACGGATGGACCGCCACGGGCGTGGTGTTCGGCTGCGTGATGGCGGCCTGGATGGCCCTGGTCGGCTCCGTGGCCAAGGACCTGGGAGACGCCGACGGCGACGCGGCCGGCGGTCGGCGCACCGTCGCGGTCGTCCACGGCCTGGCGGCGGCCCGGGCCCTGACCGTGACGTGCGCCGCGCTGGTCGGCCTGGCCGGGACGGCGGCGGCCGCTCGGTGGGCCCCGCTCGCACTGGCCGGAACGGTGCCGGTGGCGGTCGGGGCGCTGTGGGTCATCGCCCGAGTGGTGCGGGACGCCCGGCGGGAGGGTGTCGCCCGCGGCCAACGGCGCGGCGCCTACCGGGCGTTCATGGTCACGCAGTACGCCGCGAACCTGCTCGTGCTGATCGCGCTCGGCGCCCGGTGA